From one Nitrospiraceae bacterium genomic stretch:
- a CDS encoding cytochrome d ubiquinol oxidase subunit II: protein MGLETILGMALLLSLTCYALLGGADFGAGVWHLLAKGSSRKAQHRLIGEAIGPIWEANHVWLILIVTILFTAFPAAYVQMATTLHIPLTLLVIGIVLRGAAFAFRHYDIEDDDIHLRWDQLFAVSSLMSPLLLGVIIGAITAGAFPANPDTFFEGYISAWVQPFALSMGLLTLLLFAYLAAAYLLLETSNPDLREIFRKRAIVAALLTGLLEEGVLFLGQSGAPRLWGELTTSQWGRMIQLGVGGLMIVAVTLFIARRYWWARTCVILQVTLTIWAWGLAQFPYLIPPYLTIFNASAPAITLQVIAWALFLGTILLFPCLFYLYHVFKRPALFRDQN, encoded by the coding sequence ATGGGCCTCGAAACGATACTCGGCATGGCGTTACTCCTCTCACTCACTTGCTACGCCTTGTTAGGTGGCGCGGATTTCGGCGCCGGCGTGTGGCATCTACTCGCCAAAGGCTCTTCACGAAAGGCTCAACACCGGTTGATTGGCGAGGCCATCGGACCCATTTGGGAGGCTAACCATGTCTGGCTAATTTTGATCGTGACGATTTTATTCACGGCCTTTCCCGCAGCCTATGTGCAAATGGCCACTACCCTGCACATTCCACTGACACTATTGGTCATCGGCATCGTCCTACGAGGAGCGGCGTTTGCCTTCCGTCACTATGACATCGAAGACGACGACATTCATCTCCGTTGGGACCAACTATTTGCCGTTTCAAGCCTTATGAGTCCCCTCCTGTTGGGAGTGATCATAGGCGCAATCACCGCTGGGGCGTTCCCGGCAAACCCCGACACCTTTTTCGAAGGCTATATCTCAGCCTGGGTTCAGCCATTCGCGTTAAGTATGGGGCTGCTCACGTTGTTGCTGTTCGCATACTTGGCAGCAGCCTATCTTCTTCTAGAAACCTCAAACCCTGACTTACGGGAAATATTTCGTAAACGGGCGATTGTGGCCGCCCTGCTGACCGGTCTGCTGGAAGAAGGCGTGTTATTCCTGGGACAATCTGGAGCACCACGACTCTGGGGAGAACTGACAACCAGCCAATGGGGCAGGATGATTCAACTTGGTGTGGGCGGGTTGATGATTGTCGCTGTGACCTTGTTCATCGCACGGCGCTACTGGTGGGCTCGAACATGCGTCATCCTTCAAGTGACCCTTACCATCTGGGCCTGGGGTCTGGCTCAATTTCCGTATTTAATTCCCCCCTATCTAACGATCTTTAATGCCTCCGCACCAGCAATCACACTTCAAGTTATCGCCTGGGCACTATTCCTGGGAACCATTCTTCTCTTCCCTTGCCTTTTTTATCTCTACCACGTCTTTAAAAGACCGGCATTATTCCGGGACCAGAACTGA
- a CDS encoding cytochrome ubiquinol oxidase subunit I has protein sequence MTDLLAARSLMAMSLGFHIIFAVVGMAMPLLMVLAEWRWLKTGKEVYLDIAKRWAKGTAIFFAIGAVTGTVLSFQLGLLWPGFMKWAGPIIGPAFAIEGFAFFTEAIFLGIYLYGWRKISTHAHLTAGIIVAISGITSGVVVVIANGWMNTPRGFMMIHGNPSNINPFAALLNPSGLLQAPHMILAAFAATGFAVAGIHAFLLFRQPGNPFHQAALTIAFLVGGISAILQPISGDFLAKQVAAYQPLKLAVFEAQVETQQGAPFRIGGLWNSEKEAFDYTIEIPYALSLMLTMDPHGQVIGLKEFAKEYWPPISVTRTAFQIMVFIGLLMMCLALWGLWLAITKQTLFQSRAFLRSLAYGIPLGFVAIETGWVSTEVGRQPWVIVGYLKTADALTPMPGLVFPLMVFAGLYVFLTCIVIWLMWRHVLATPSQFEIHSPTEKQELA, from the coding sequence ATGACCGATTTACTGGCAGCGCGATCCCTGATGGCTATGTCCCTAGGGTTTCACATTATCTTTGCCGTCGTGGGTATGGCCATGCCTCTTCTTATGGTGTTGGCAGAATGGCGCTGGCTAAAAACGGGCAAGGAGGTGTACCTGGACATTGCGAAGCGTTGGGCAAAAGGTACGGCCATTTTCTTTGCTATTGGGGCCGTCACCGGCACCGTCTTGTCCTTTCAGCTCGGTCTTCTCTGGCCCGGGTTCATGAAATGGGCCGGGCCCATTATCGGACCGGCATTCGCGATAGAGGGGTTTGCTTTCTTTACGGAAGCGATTTTTCTGGGGATCTACCTGTATGGCTGGAGAAAAATTAGTACCCATGCTCATCTCACAGCAGGAATAATCGTGGCAATCAGTGGAATCACTTCCGGGGTAGTGGTCGTCATAGCCAATGGTTGGATGAATACCCCGCGAGGATTCATGATGATTCACGGCAACCCATCCAATATTAACCCGTTTGCCGCGTTATTGAACCCCTCGGGTTTGCTCCAAGCCCCTCACATGATCCTGGCCGCCTTTGCCGCCACCGGTTTTGCGGTAGCCGGCATTCATGCTTTCCTGCTTTTCCGCCAACCCGGCAATCCCTTTCACCAAGCAGCCTTAACGATCGCCTTTCTGGTCGGGGGCATTAGCGCCATTCTTCAACCGATCAGCGGAGATTTTTTGGCCAAGCAGGTCGCGGCATATCAACCATTAAAACTGGCGGTATTTGAGGCTCAGGTCGAGACTCAACAAGGCGCACCTTTTCGAATCGGCGGCCTTTGGAATTCGGAGAAAGAAGCATTTGATTATACAATTGAAATCCCATACGCCTTGAGCTTGATGTTAACCATGGACCCTCACGGGCAGGTGATCGGTCTCAAAGAGTTTGCCAAAGAATACTGGCCCCCGATTAGTGTCACCCGTACGGCATTTCAAATCATGGTTTTCATTGGCTTGCTTATGATGTGCCTGGCCTTATGGGGCTTGTGGCTTGCAATCACAAAACAGACTCTCTTTCAGTCTCGGGCGTTCCTTCGTTCGCTGGCTTACGGAATTCCATTAGGCTTTGTAGCCATCGAAACAGGATGGGTGTCCACCGAGGTGGGCAGACAACCCTGGGTCATCGTGGGATATCTCAAAACTGCCGATGCCCTTACGCCGATGCCCGGATTGGTCTTCCCGTTGATGGTTTTTGCGGGTCTGTATGTCTTTTTGACCTGCATTGTCATCTGGCTCATGTGGCGGCATGTCTTAGCCACACCCAGTCAATTTGAAATACATTCTCCAACCGAAAAACAGGAGCTGGCCTAA